A genomic segment from Mobula birostris isolate sMobBir1 chromosome 31, sMobBir1.hap1, whole genome shotgun sequence encodes:
- the rsrc2 gene encoding arginine/serine-rich coiled-coil protein 2 isoform X2, with product MAGSETEQDDSVLKKSTSDTEKQSERSTSSKSPKSYKHHSSRSQSRSRSRSRSREKKQKSENENQKRRLSRSRSKEERRRDLKEKSTTKKAKSSEQQSDKEQNKCRERLSSAENGEERPKRKEKKPSKAHSYSRSRSRERRHRSRERRRSRSKSKEKRSRSRDRRSGSRNKRSRSWDRHSRSKDKRSRSRDRRLSKDRRSRSRDKRSRSKDKRSRSRDRHSRSKDKRSRSRDRCSRSKDKRSRSRDRRSKSKDKRSCSQDRRSRSKDKRSRSRDRCSRSRGRRSRSRGRRSRSRGRRSRSRDRRSRSRDRHSRSRDRRSRTREKKRRPKSRSRSRSRHRPRRSRSRSKEKRKRKFSRSRSHSRTPPAFRGRNAAMDAQEALARRLERAKKLQEQKEKELLEKQKVEQTDVTVSSGSVLNVAALLASGTQVTPQIAMAAQMAALQAKALAETGIAVPSYYNPTAVNPMKFAEQEKKRKLLWQNKKEGDKSQTAELWEKLNFGNKDQNVKFRKLMGIKDEEEVGTPIPNPDESFKTLKQQEEVFRNLDAQYEMARSQTHTQRGMGLGFSSSMRGMDTI from the exons GGAAGTGAAACTGAGCAGGATGATTCAGTTTTGAAAAAAAGTACTTCTGACACAGAAAAGCAAAGTGAGAGGTCAACATCATCTAAATCTCCCAAAAGCTACAAGCATCATTCATCACGATCCCAGTCTAGGTCAAGGTCGAGATCAAGATCTAGGGAAAAGAAACAAAAGTCTG AAAATGAAAACCAGAAACGCAGACTAAGTCGCAGCAGAAGCAAAGAG GAACGAAGACGGGATTTAAAAGAAAAATCTACCACCAAAAAAGCAAAGTCATCTGAGCAACAAAGTGACAAGGAGCAAAACAAATGCAGAGAGCGATTAAGTTCAGCAGAAAATGGAGAAGAGCGGCCAAAACGAAAAGAAAAGAAACCTTCAAAGGCTCATAGTTATTCTAGGTCCAGATCAAGAGAGAG ACGACATCGCAGCCGTGAGAGGAGGAGATCACGTTCAAAGAGCAAAGAGAAAAGATCTCGGAGTCGGGATAGGCGGTCAGGGAGCAGAAACAAGCGCTCAAGGAGCTGGGACAGGCATTCAAGGAGCAAAGACAAGCGCTCCCGGAGTCGGGACAGACGCTTGAGCAAAGATAGGCGATCGCGGAGCAGAGACAAGCGGTCGAGAAGCAAGGACAAGCGATCCCGGAGCAGGGACAGGCATTCGCGGAGCAAGGATAAACGGTCAAGGAGCCGAGATAGATGCTCGAGGAGTAAGGATAAGCGATCTCGGAGCAGGGACAGGCGCTCAAAAAGTAAGGATAAGCGATCTTGCAGTCAGGACAGACGCTCAAGGAGCAAAGATAAGCGATCTCGGAGTCGGGACAGATGCTCAAGGAGTCGCGGGAGGCGCTCAAGGAGTCGCGGGAGGCGCTCAAGAAGTCGCGGGAGGCGTTCAAGGAGCAGGGACAGGCGTTCAAGGAGCAGAGACAGGCATTCAAGAAGCAGAGACAGGCGCTCAAGAACCAGAGAAAAAAAACGGCGACCAAAATCCCGTTCAAGATCACGATCAAGGCACAGGCCTCGCAGGAGTAGAAGTAGAAGCAA agaaaaaagaaaacgCAAATTTAGCAGAAGCAGAAGCCACAGCCGAACTCCCCCAGCATTCAGGGGCCGCAATGCTGCCATGGATGCCCAAGAAGCATTGGCTCGCAG GCTTGAAAGAGCAAAGAAGCTTCaggaacaaaaagaaaaagaacttcTGGAAAAACAAAAAGTGGAACAAACAGATGTAACAG TTAGTAGTGGATCTGTTCTTAATGTTGCTGCACTCCTGGCTTCTGGTACTCAAGTTACACCTCAGATTGCAATGGCTGCACAGATGGCAGCTCTCCAAGCCAAGGCTCTGGCTGAAACTGGCATAGCAGTACCTAGTTACTACAACCCAACTGCTGTTAACCCAATGAAGTTCGCAGAACAGGAGAAGAAACGCAAACTCCTCTGGCAGAACAAGAAGGAAGGG GATAAGTCACAGACTGCAGAATTATGGGAGAAGCTGAATTTTGGTAACAAAGACCAAAATGTAAAATTCCGGAAGTTAATGGGCATCAAG GACGAGGAAGAGGTGGGAACACCAATCCCAAATCCTGATGAAAGTTTCAAAACTCTAAAGCAACAGGAAGAAGTATTCAGGAACTTGGATGCTCAATATGAGATGGCACGATCACAAACTCATACGCAGAGAGGCATGGGCCTAGGTTTCTCCTCTTCAATGAGAGGAATGGACACAATTTAA
- the rsrc2 gene encoding arginine/serine-rich coiled-coil protein 2 isoform X1 — protein sequence MAGSETEQDDSVLKKSTSDTEKQSERSTSSKSPKSYKHHSSRSQSRSRSRSRSREKKQKSENENQKRRLSRSRSKEERRRDLKEKSTTKKAKSSEQQSDKEQNKCRERLSSAENGEERPKRKEKKPSKAHSYSRSRSRERRHRSRERRRSRSKSKEKRSRSRDRRSGSRNKRSRSWDRHSRSKDKRSRSRDRRLSKDRRSRSRDKRSRSKDKRSRSRDRHSRSKDKRSRSRDRCSRSKDKRSRSRDRRSKSKDKRSCSQDRRSRSKDKRSRSRDRCSRSRGRRSRSRGRRSRSRGRRSRSRDRRSRSRDRHSRSRDRRSRTREKKRRPKSRSRSRSRHRPRRSRSRSKEKRKRKFSRSRSHSRTPPAFRGRNAAMDAQEALARRLERAKKLQEQKEKELLEKQKVEQTDVTDTTNGSLGNVNQPTVSSGSVLNVAALLASGTQVTPQIAMAAQMAALQAKALAETGIAVPSYYNPTAVNPMKFAEQEKKRKLLWQNKKEGDKSQTAELWEKLNFGNKDQNVKFRKLMGIKDEEEVGTPIPNPDESFKTLKQQEEVFRNLDAQYEMARSQTHTQRGMGLGFSSSMRGMDTI from the exons GGAAGTGAAACTGAGCAGGATGATTCAGTTTTGAAAAAAAGTACTTCTGACACAGAAAAGCAAAGTGAGAGGTCAACATCATCTAAATCTCCCAAAAGCTACAAGCATCATTCATCACGATCCCAGTCTAGGTCAAGGTCGAGATCAAGATCTAGGGAAAAGAAACAAAAGTCTG AAAATGAAAACCAGAAACGCAGACTAAGTCGCAGCAGAAGCAAAGAG GAACGAAGACGGGATTTAAAAGAAAAATCTACCACCAAAAAAGCAAAGTCATCTGAGCAACAAAGTGACAAGGAGCAAAACAAATGCAGAGAGCGATTAAGTTCAGCAGAAAATGGAGAAGAGCGGCCAAAACGAAAAGAAAAGAAACCTTCAAAGGCTCATAGTTATTCTAGGTCCAGATCAAGAGAGAG ACGACATCGCAGCCGTGAGAGGAGGAGATCACGTTCAAAGAGCAAAGAGAAAAGATCTCGGAGTCGGGATAGGCGGTCAGGGAGCAGAAACAAGCGCTCAAGGAGCTGGGACAGGCATTCAAGGAGCAAAGACAAGCGCTCCCGGAGTCGGGACAGACGCTTGAGCAAAGATAGGCGATCGCGGAGCAGAGACAAGCGGTCGAGAAGCAAGGACAAGCGATCCCGGAGCAGGGACAGGCATTCGCGGAGCAAGGATAAACGGTCAAGGAGCCGAGATAGATGCTCGAGGAGTAAGGATAAGCGATCTCGGAGCAGGGACAGGCGCTCAAAAAGTAAGGATAAGCGATCTTGCAGTCAGGACAGACGCTCAAGGAGCAAAGATAAGCGATCTCGGAGTCGGGACAGATGCTCAAGGAGTCGCGGGAGGCGCTCAAGGAGTCGCGGGAGGCGCTCAAGAAGTCGCGGGAGGCGTTCAAGGAGCAGGGACAGGCGTTCAAGGAGCAGAGACAGGCATTCAAGAAGCAGAGACAGGCGCTCAAGAACCAGAGAAAAAAAACGGCGACCAAAATCCCGTTCAAGATCACGATCAAGGCACAGGCCTCGCAGGAGTAGAAGTAGAAGCAA agaaaaaagaaaacgCAAATTTAGCAGAAGCAGAAGCCACAGCCGAACTCCCCCAGCATTCAGGGGCCGCAATGCTGCCATGGATGCCCAAGAAGCATTGGCTCGCAG GCTTGAAAGAGCAAAGAAGCTTCaggaacaaaaagaaaaagaacttcTGGAAAAACAAAAAGTGGAACAAACAGATGTAACAG ATACAACTAATGGATCACTTGGGAATGTCAACCAGCCAACAG TTAGTAGTGGATCTGTTCTTAATGTTGCTGCACTCCTGGCTTCTGGTACTCAAGTTACACCTCAGATTGCAATGGCTGCACAGATGGCAGCTCTCCAAGCCAAGGCTCTGGCTGAAACTGGCATAGCAGTACCTAGTTACTACAACCCAACTGCTGTTAACCCAATGAAGTTCGCAGAACAGGAGAAGAAACGCAAACTCCTCTGGCAGAACAAGAAGGAAGGG GATAAGTCACAGACTGCAGAATTATGGGAGAAGCTGAATTTTGGTAACAAAGACCAAAATGTAAAATTCCGGAAGTTAATGGGCATCAAG GACGAGGAAGAGGTGGGAACACCAATCCCAAATCCTGATGAAAGTTTCAAAACTCTAAAGCAACAGGAAGAAGTATTCAGGAACTTGGATGCTCAATATGAGATGGCACGATCACAAACTCATACGCAGAGAGGCATGGGCCTAGGTTTCTCCTCTTCAATGAGAGGAATGGACACAATTTAA
- the LOC140190887 gene encoding uncharacterized protein, whose product MVSVERVPVCLPEWNVGIRKFRFVFLSSSNSVTLCQNFEAEENLTPLFLGADVIAKTSVRTENHPRIHAKFARRGLATKLSFSSELRFEGLKMPTMVNSLWFYSIQGLFRIAFEMYSKEQQLEVLVALQDLWKARIGDPVLNEKYDVKVLQNFLGKEEFENCLPDKWSHESSSALHPSIQPDILCSTTTSILDCTCNSIANECDHNYCVQGARSLQQTEETCIDNSLRAEILSNDPLSLKFRSIYRNFKLLPMEIQKEHEKSIILLLDFVELLISKTISAQKLADMILQLLTNLKNFIIKTETTEAGVNSIYCNHMLYSVSKWLGHQFYSANASISRQVEEFKTTHINKITDLPPAEELVDKLFPEAMKVLLLCWMGLDDSSALWKLQSEYPIVLLILEFANHNLITGVAHVLYSSLICK is encoded by the exons ATGGTTTCTGTTGAACGAGTTCCTGTTTGCTTACCAGAATGGAATGTGGGTATCAGGAAATTTAGATTTGTTTTCCTGAGCTCGTCCAATTCAGTTACGTTGTGCCAGAACtttgaggcagag GAGAATTTAACTCCTCTTTTTCTTGGCGCTGATGTTATCGCTAAAACTAGTGTTCGCACTGAAAATCATCCAAGAATACATGCAAAATTTGCAAGGAGAGGATTGGCAACTAAGCTCAGTTTTAGTTCAG AACTTCGATTTGAAGGACTTAAGATGCCAACCATGGTGAACAGTTTGTGGTTTTACAGCATTCAGGGGCTTTTTCGAATTGCTTTTGAGATGTACAGTAAGGAACAACAGCTGGAAGTTCTTGTTGCCCTGCAG GATTTATGGAAAGCACGAATAGGTGACCCTGTTCTGAATGAAAAATACGATGTTAAGGTTCTACAAAATTTCCTTGGCAAAGAAGAGTTTGAAAATTGCCTTCCTGATAAATGGAGCCACGAAAGTTCCTCTGCACTACACCCAAGCATTCAACCTGATATTTTATGTAGCACAACTACTTCAATTTTGGATTGTACCTGTAATAGCATTGCCAATGAGTGTGATCATAACTACTGTGTGCAAGGAGCAAGAAGTTTACAACAAACTGAAGAAACTTGCATAGATAACTCACTACGTGCAGAGATTTTGAGTAATGATCCTTTGTCTCTGAAGTTTAGATCAATATATCGGAACTTTAAATTATTACCAATGGAAATACAAAAGGAACACGAGAAATCAATTATCCTGTTACTCGATTTTGTCGAACTCCTAATAAGTAAAACTATATCGGCACAGAAGTTGGCTGACATGATACTGCAACTTTTGACCAATCTTAAAAATTTCATTATCAAGACAGAAACCACTGAAGCAGGGGTTAATTCTATTTATTGTAATCACATGCTGTACTCTGTAAGTAAATGGTTAGGACATCAGTTTTATTCTGCTAATGCCTCTATTAGCAGGCAAGTAGAGGAGTTTAAAACAACCCACATAAATAAAATCACAGACTTACCACCTGCTGAAGAACTGGTGGATAAACTATTTCCTGAAGCTATGAAGGTTTTGCTGTTATGCTGGATGGGGCTTGATGATAGTTCTGCCTTGTGGAAACTGCAAAGTGAATATCCAATAGTGCTGCTCATATTAGAATTTGCTAATCATAATCTAATCACTGGTGTTGCACATGTTTTATATTCTAGCTTAATCTGTAAATAA